In the Alphaproteobacteria bacterium genome, TACATGTTTGGATTTGAAAACCATTGTAATAATTTTAATTGAATTTTTTCATTACCCCGACAAACATCTTCCCAAATAAGCGTAAATATCTCGTCAGATTTATCCGGCTGCGCAAGCATTTCTTTAAACGCTCGTATTTCATCTAAAATTGGCTCTGAAAAATCATATTTCTTTTTAGAAAGATCTTCACGCAAACCGGCATCAGCTTGATTAAACGAGAAGAATGTAATAAGACATAGACATAATAATAGCTTATTAATAAACATATTTTTTCCTTTTAAATTTTATTTTTAATAAATTACGATCGTCAAAATTAGAAAATAAAATGTATCATATATTTATTAATACTTCAATAAAAAAACAGATGAAGGCTTTTCTATTAAAAAAACCCTCATTTATTTTTGTTTGATAGATTTAACCTTCTGTAAGACCAAAAAGCGCAAGAGTTTTAAGAAGATCTCTTGCAAAAAAAGGATTCAACCCATCATAGGTTTTGTTATGTTTTTTATGCGTACTTGCCGCAACATAATCAAGCGTTTTATAATTTTTAGCTGTAATCACACAACCAGATTTTGATTTAATAACTGATACTTGATTTTCAAAAAATGGATCTGCAAATAAATTGACCAATTGAGTATAATCAACATTTTTGTTTTTTATACTTTTATCTAAAATAATATTAACTATAAATTGATTTCTATCAGAAAGTTTTAAAAAATGAACATCATTTTCTTTGCTTTCTTGATTTTTTTTCAACAAACCAATTTTACGCAATTGTTCTCTTTTAAACTTTGGATTGCTATTAACACATTCAACGCTTCTACTCATATTAGCAGCAGTTTCCGTAACATCAACTTCATTAATAGATTCATCAGAAAAAACAACATTAATCAAAGTATCATCAAGTTGAGCTATCTCAATATGATCATCCTTATTCACATCATTTTTACTATCTTTTATATTGCTCGGCATAATGAGCGGATGAAAATTTTTATTAAGCTTTGAAACATCATTCGTTTCAACAAAACGCAATACTTCTTCATTCGCAATATCTGATTCAGCAATTTCTTTCAATGAATTCTCACATACTTCAAGATATGCAGCTGCATCTTGATTACCTAAAGAATTAGCTTTTTGAAGCCAAAAAAGTGCGTCAGATAAACTTTGATCATTTTGGGAGAAATCTAAAGACAAAATAATTAATGATCCAAGCCTCACCATAGAATCAACATGTCCATTTTCAGCTGCACGCCTAAACCACTTAAGTGCTTTTTTATGATTTGGCCCTTGTCCGTCTACATCCTCTAAAAACAATTTTGCAATACAATTCATTGCCTCAGGATGATTATTTTTTGCAACCGGTAATAATAATTCAAAAGATTTTTTTATATTTTTCTCTCCATCAACATGACCATTATAGTATAATTTAGCAAGATTCAAATGAGCATAAACTTTTTCTTCTATAGAAGGAATATATTTTGATCTAATGCTGTTTATATTGTTTTTTATTTTAATATTTTCTAAATCAATTTTATTTTTAGATTCAAAACACAAACTTTTTATTAACATTGCGTTCAAATCAACTTTATTTACGAATGTCTCATCAGAAACAACAAGATCGTTAAAATAATTTAAATCGTTCAGTAAACACAATAAGCGCGCCGCCTCATTTAATAATTCATTTTTCTTTTCAGCAGAAACATTTTCTTCAAACGATTCATTTATTAAACAACTAGACAAAAGTAGCATTGCATCAGGATATACAGCATTTTCAACTTTCACTGCACGGCATAACCAATCTTTAGCAAGTTTAGCATCTTGCTTGATCCCGTTTGCGCCACACCAACGCATTCTTCCAACATTATACATTGAAGCTGCATCACCTTCTTTAGCAGCTTTTAAAAACCACTTATAAGCAGCCGCAATATTTTTTTCTTCCGTATTATCTACCCACCCCATAAGAAAGCCACCGTAACAATTCATTGCAGCAACACAACCACTTTTTGCAGCTTTTAAAATATGCTCGATTCCCATACGCATATTGGGGTTTTGACCATCAAATCCTTTTATAATTAAACGACCATAATAGTGCATTGCCTCAGCTTTATCTTTTTGTTCAGCATCATTACTTTTTATAACTTTTAAAAACAAGTTTGCAGCCTTTTCCAGATTGGGATCATTATCTGCAAATTTATCCATAAGTATATTTGCAAAGCTTGAAATCGCTCCAATATGACCTAATTCTGCAGCTGTTTTAATAAAACTGAACA is a window encoding:
- a CDS encoding tetratricopeptide repeat protein, with product MYYEKKYAFSEPVLDEVKAFFAIAMKSVSITNDEAEEVFLCMWEEAFQGNEKVQERLFCLFSRSTFLETAKKRVLLLADETKYSLEVLMEMAITQEKSWAFYQKALMETDLGEKYTLLNQAMNNPNMEEALLIKIAAARNSLTRELGIQIPVGTNKNEIRNFITHYKKYKNGALLYDLYQMRKDSNKFFANECFKAASELGYHSACVDQENQCVSNGDLENAYKWSLKTVKTGNHFSMYNVGVYLTNNGQVKEGLKLLFKASELGFVEAMYAAGLLLYKFSDDFLDRKNVFSFIKTAAELGHIGAISSFANILMDKFADNDPNLEKAANLFLKVIKSNDAEQKDKAEAMHYYGRLIIKGFDGQNPNMRMGIEHILKAAKSGCVAAMNCYGGFLMGWVDNTEEKNIAAAYKWFLKAAKEGDAASMYNVGRMRWCGANGIKQDAKLAKDWLCRAVKVENAVYPDAMLLLSSCLINESFEENVSAEKKNELLNEAARLLCLLNDLNYFNDLVVSDETFVNKVDLNAMLIKSLCFESKNKIDLENIKIKNNINSIRSKYIPSIEEKVYAHLNLAKLYYNGHVDGEKNIKKSFELLLPVAKNNHPEAMNCIAKLFLEDVDGQGPNHKKALKWFRRAAENGHVDSMVRLGSLIILSLDFSQNDQSLSDALFWLQKANSLGNQDAAAYLEVCENSLKEIAESDIANEEVLRFVETNDVSKLNKNFHPLIMPSNIKDSKNDVNKDDHIEIAQLDDTLINVVFSDESINEVDVTETAANMSRSVECVNSNPKFKREQLRKIGLLKKNQESKENDVHFLKLSDRNQFIVNIILDKSIKNKNVDYTQLVNLFADPFFENQVSVIKSKSGCVITAKNYKTLDYVAASTHKKHNKTYDGLNPFFARDLLKTLALFGLTEG